The Trichoderma atroviride chromosome 5, complete sequence genome contains a region encoding:
- a CDS encoding uncharacterized protein (EggNog:ENOG41~antiSMASH:Cluster_5.5), with translation MLNDDDLEQAAIQLAQFRISTTLPNILDRYAVLLENYKRLKSDYEEEREGRERYKQLSKGQGGNPFVLILVDGDAYVFHESLVSDGAEGGRTAAQLLTESIMDSLKAKDLEHCQIMVRVYADIAGLSKTLYKARLVGPEKRSLAPFVAGFNRSHGLFDFVDVGEWEETADLKLRAALNLYATNPQCKHIFFAGCHDSGYIADLTTYSGIRDRFTLVTSTDIKFQDDYKQLDMGIEKIPGLFQPVPAQDSPGHQSPRSGAGSTKGASRDWRVTATPIWDSHSGSPTKKQQKCKFYRSGTCKYGDECKNLHVERE, from the coding sequence ATGCTCAACGATGATGACCTTGAACAAGCGGCCATCCAGTTGGCTCAGTTCCGTATTAGCACCACGCTGCCCAACATACTGGACCGATATGCCGTTTTGCTTGAGAATTATAAGCGCCTCAAGAGCGattatgaagaagagcgtgAGGGTAGAGAAAGATACAAACAGCTGTccaaaggccaaggcgggAATCCTTTTGTGCTTATCCTGGTTGACGGCGATGCTTACGTCTTCCACGAAAGCTTAGTGAGCGACGGTGCTGAGGGTGGACGAACTGCAGCACAACTCCTCACCGAGTCTATCATGGACAGCCTCAAGGCAAAAGACCTCGAGCACTGCCAGATCATGGTGCGAGTATATGCAGACATTGCCGGCTTATCCAAGACTCTCTACAAAGCACGCTTGGTAGGTCCCGAGAAGCGATCCCTCGCTCCGTTTGTCGCCGGCTTCAACAGGTCTCATGGGCTCTTCGACTTTGTCGACGTCGGAGAGTGGGAAGAGACGGCTGATTTGAAGCTGCGCGCTGCACTCAATCTATATGCCACGAACCCGCAGTGCAAGCACATCTTTTTCGCGGGCTGTCACGACAGCGGGTACATTGCTGATTTGACGACATATTCGGGCATCAGAGACCGGTTCACGCTGGTGACCTCAACTGATATCAAGTTTCAAGATGATTACAAGCAATTAGATATGGGAATTGAGAAGATTCCTGGCTTGTTTCAGCCAGTTCCAGCTCAGGATTCTCCTGGTCATCAATCGCCTCGATCCGGGGCTGGGTCGACCAAGGGCGCCTCCAGAGACTGGAGAGTAACGGCAACGCCAATATGGGATTCTCACTCTGGCTCACcaacaaagaagcagcagaaatgcAAGTTTTATCGGAGCGGAACGTGCAAATACGGCGACGAGTGCAAGAACTTGCATGTGGAACGAGAATAG